Below is a genomic region from Miscanthus floridulus cultivar M001 chromosome 1, ASM1932011v1, whole genome shotgun sequence.
ACCATTGTTAGTGCATATGGTAATCGTAAACCGTTTTCCTAAATCTTAACTTATCCAGCATGTGTATGCACACCAATCTGCAGGCAAGAAACCGTTCTGATGCAAACAGGTAATGATATAACCACGATCAAATACCTGCTGTTTGGGAATCCCCTTGTACTCCCCATAAACAAGCGCATACTCAAGCAACTCCTCCCTCTCAATCATCGTCAGGAATTCCTTCTTACTGACGAAGTAATAGTCTTTCCCGTCAACTTCACCTGGCCTCATCGCCCTACTCGTCGCGGTGACAACGAAATGGATCCCTTCCCTCTCCTCCTGCAGCCTCTGCAGAACAACCCACACCCGACATTGTAAAGCCAATCAGAAACCAATGGCCCGCAGCAAAGGTGGGTGGGGTTAGGGATCGCAATGAGGTGTCACCTTGATGACGGCGTCCTTGCCGACACCGCTGGGCCCGCTGATGACGAGGATCattggctgcggcggcggcgccagcgGCTCAGAGCTGAACGTGGTGCCCAGCGCCGCCTCCAGGCCCCTGAACAGCTGGTCCTGCAGTGCAGTGGCACAGGACGCAAGGCGCTCCGCTTAGGCGGTCCAAGGGGCAAAACTGTTAAGAATCTAAGCATGTGACCCAAATACCTTGTCAGCGccgggatgaggaggaggaggaggcggcggcgggggacGGTGCGAGGAGTGCTGCCACCCGGCGGAGGAAGACATGAGGCGGCGGGGCGTGGGGCGGGGGGCCGGAGTGGTGGTGCGGGCGGCGCAAGGAGGAAGGGGCCGGCCCCGTACGAGCGAGGGGGCGCGGGCGAGGGCGCAGGAGAACCTTCGCGAGAGAAGCATCGAGAAGGTTCCGGGACAAGAGGGAGGAGGGGTGGAGGGGCGGGCGGAGGCCGGACTCCCGGAGGGTGTGGGGATTGGAGTAGGAGAAAGGAAAGGATGGCCGGTGGCGAAGGCCGAAGGGGGTTTGTGGGTTTTTGAGGGCGTCTGCCGCGAAATTGGCGTATTCCTCCAGCCTTCCAGGGATATAAACGAGCTGAACGTGAACATtcgtttttgtatttttttttaacGAATTTGAATATGGCTTTGCGCCTTTGCGTGTTCTCAAGAACAAGGGCGAATATTAGCATGCGACAGATACGAATCGTATGTTTACTTGTCTAGGCAGCAATTTCTAAAGGTGTCTAACTATAAACTATCCAAGGCATTTTTCTTTTCTGCATATTTCaattgtttttaatttttttatataatcCTATGAATATGAATTCGTTATATTTGGAAACCGTTTGACCACAGACTGAGCTCAATTGGTTAAAATGTACAGTATGAGATTCGTAGCACGAAGTAATAACGCAATCGTTTCTATTTTTGGCTAATTATTTTTTTTCAATGATATGTGAAATGCCTTGGACATCCGAGGAGTGTCTGACAGTCTTACCCTTCGCCAAGAAGATCAAGGAGAAGACCACCAAGCTGATGGAAGGAGCCCCAAGGTATTCCCCATGGATATGGTTTGAGCTTAGAGGGGCTCCCGCCCTCTAGCTTGAtggagaagaagatgaagaaaggGTAGCAAGCTTCGCCGACAAGCCCTCTAGTCCAACCTAAAGCCCTAAACTCGGGCTCCATAGAAAGCTAAGCCTAGAAATCATCTCCAATCTCATCAACCATGTAGGCTACTCATGGATGATGTAGAGCTTCATCTTGGCACTATCAACTCAGTGTACATTGTTAGATGTGTTCTAGAGCCCTTTAACAACATCTAAGAACAAGCCTCCTAGATAGACACGTTGCGATCCTCTCTCAGCAAATTCGAAAATGGGCAGTGCTTTTACCGACCTCCCTCTCTCTGTTGAAAAAGCATAGGTTCTTGCTGCATTCCTCTCCGGCCTTGATTATGTGTGAAGCAAGAATCGCCCATTCCTGTAAGAATCAGATACATGGAAGCATCAAGCAACATTATTAAGATGACATGCCCTCTGCTGAAGGCTCCAGGTCAGAAATATATTTATATTCACAAAAGGCTTTGGCTTCTGAATTACAAGTTCATGCTCTGAAAGAGAATCTTGGAATATCTAACTGTAAATATTTGGGGATTTGATTACTGTTACATACGAATACATACCACGGGAGAGCAACAAATCAATAAGACtttctttattttcctttttgATGTCTGAAATCACAATGCACAAACTTATTCTCGCAATCATCTACTGCTAAAATTGTGAACTAACTAAAAACGAATCAACTATTCCCAGAAAGAGCGACCCAAACAATGAATTCTCAAGGAGACTACACACACATCACCCCAAAATCCTAGCAAGTGTTAGTATACCCTCCAAGTTTCCACAAGCTGATGTAAGTACGAGATGTACACTATCAAGAACTACGGTCACGACGATAGGGACAAGAGATCCTCAAACACCGTTCGGATCTCCGGCCTCTCGGATGCGGACCGGATACACCGGATCGCTATGCGCAGCATGCCATCCAGCGCATTCGGGGTGCCTTCCGAGCTCTCAACATCCGTGATGTGCCGGTCATAGCACTCTGAAACACGCTCCTCCAGAGCCAGCATCCTCACCCAGTCGGTCAGGTCGACCACGCCGTCGTTCATGCAGATGATCTCACCAGCAATCTTCCCTGTCAGCAACTCCAGCAGAATGACACCAAAAGCGTACACATCGCTCTTCAGAGATGGGCATGGCTTGCTGGTGCTTGAAAACTCAGGTGGGGAATATCCTAGGGCACCAGCGTTTAGGACCTGCTCGGCCATGCCGATCGGAGTCATCAGCCTGTGAAGGCTGTAGTCAGTTACCAGAGCAGATGGAGTGGAGTTCTGAATCAGGACGTTAGACGACTTGATGTTGCCATGTGGAATCACCCGCTCATTGTGCAGGTAATCTAGACAGCGGGCAATTACGATCGCAATATTCAGCCGCTGTCCAACTGATAGGGGTGGGAGATTCCGCTCATCAAATTCTAGAAAGAAGAAATATGCATCAGAAAACGTCCATATTGAGCACGAAACAGAAAGTGTTGAGTAAAGGAAGGAACCATCTTACCAGACAAGTAGGTAGACAGAGATGTCGCATCTACATAGTCTGATATCATGATCCTCTCATGCTCTTTGGGGCCCCAGTAGTAACCACGCAACGGGACAAGATTGGGATGTTGTACACTACCAAGCTTCTTTATTTCACGGGAAAATTCTTTCTTACTCTTAGCAAAGCCCTCCTTCAGCCACTTCACTGTCAGCATGTACCCATTGTCAAGAGTAGCCCTGTAGGATGTCCCATGGCAGCTCCTGCCAATTATCTCGGCAGGGGCACGAGAGAGCTCTTCAGCCGTGAACACAACTGAATTGTCGAAAAGATGTAAATCCCCAACCAGTTTATCAGGAGAGTGCACTCTAAGGATAGAGTGATGATGCTGGGAGTGCGCATCAGGAGGTGACGATGACAAAGAAGGCATCGAAGACTTTGTGCTGTCTTTAATGGCTGAGCTACTACCTGCTGGTTCATTGAAATAAGCAGCATCAATTGGCACATCTTGGGTTTCATGCTGTCTTTCCTTGCCAGGCAATGGAACAGCTCCATACTCTGCAGAAGGTGACGATCCTAATGTTACATCTTGCACTCCACTTGTTGAAGTTTCTGCACTTCTCTGACTCTGAGCACTCTGGCCTTGAGTCACATGTTGTTTACCTTGGCCAGTACCTTTATCGCTACTCTTCCAGC
It encodes:
- the LOC136500024 gene encoding guanylate kinase 2, chloroplastic/mitochondrial-like produces the protein MLLSRRFSCALARAPSLVRGRPLPPCAARTTTPAPRPTPRRLMSSSAGWQHSSHRPPPPPPPPPHPGADKDQLFRGLEAALGTTFSSEPLAPPPQPMILVISGPSGVGKDAVIKRLQEEREGIHFVVTATSRAMRPGEVDGKDYYFVSKKEFLTMIEREELLEYALVYGEYKGIPKQQIRDYMAKGCDIVLRVDIQGAATLRQILGESAVFIFLVAESEEALVKRLIHRKTETSDMLLVRVATAREEVKRIKNFDYVVVNAEGKLEEAVKQVESIIDAEKAKIHKRHVNI